The following are encoded together in the Thermococcus celericrescens genome:
- a CDS encoding ABC transporter ATP-binding protein, with amino-acid sequence MVDVKLENIVKTFGETVALKGIDLHIKAGELFTLLGPSGCGKSTTLRIIAGLDFPDSGTIHFGDDEVTYLPSSKRGAVLVFQNYALWPHMTVFDNVAYGLKLKKLPKDEIKKKVEWALELVKLEGFADRYPTQLSGGQQQRVAIARALVVEPKVLLLDEPLSNLDAKLRLEMRSEIRRIQRELGITVIYVTHDQEEAMAISDRIAVMNVGTVEQVGTPKEIYETPRTEFVASFMGKTNVIPAKVVERNGDRVSVEFEGIRLDGLHYTDKSDDVVIVIRPERIKLKPVENAVSFTGTVDLIEYYGFFIEVVGLFGDTRIIARTISDREIAGLRPLQQVTFYVERNDIIVLPKQQL; translated from the coding sequence ATGGTTGACGTCAAGCTTGAGAACATCGTCAAAACCTTCGGAGAAACGGTTGCCCTTAAGGGGATAGACCTTCATATAAAGGCCGGGGAGCTCTTCACCCTGCTCGGACCGAGCGGGTGTGGAAAGTCCACGACGCTGAGGATAATAGCGGGTCTGGACTTCCCGGACAGCGGCACCATACACTTCGGCGACGATGAGGTCACCTACCTCCCGTCCAGCAAGCGCGGTGCGGTGCTCGTCTTCCAGAACTACGCCCTGTGGCCCCACATGACAGTCTTCGACAACGTCGCCTACGGACTCAAGCTCAAGAAGCTCCCGAAGGACGAGATAAAGAAGAAGGTCGAGTGGGCCCTCGAACTCGTCAAGCTCGAGGGCTTCGCGGACCGCTACCCGACCCAGCTTTCCGGAGGTCAGCAGCAGCGTGTCGCCATAGCGAGGGCGCTCGTCGTCGAGCCCAAGGTTCTCCTCCTGGACGAGCCGCTAAGCAACCTCGACGCCAAGCTCAGGCTTGAGATGCGCTCCGAGATAAGGAGAATCCAGCGCGAGCTCGGCATTACCGTCATCTACGTCACCCACGATCAGGAGGAGGCCATGGCAATAAGCGACAGGATTGCCGTCATGAACGTCGGAACCGTCGAGCAGGTGGGAACACCGAAGGAGATATACGAGACTCCGAGGACGGAGTTCGTTGCCAGCTTCATGGGCAAGACCAACGTCATCCCAGCCAAAGTTGTCGAGAGGAACGGCGACCGCGTTTCCGTCGAGTTCGAAGGAATACGGCTGGATGGCCTCCACTACACTGACAAGAGCGACGACGTCGTCATAGTCATCAGGCCTGAGAGGATAAAGCTCAAGCCTGTCGAGAATGCGGTCTCATTCACCGGGACCGTTGACCTCATCGAGTACTACGGCTTCTTCATTGAGGTCGTTGGCCTCTTCGGGGACACCAGGATCATCGCCAGAACCATCAGCGACAGGGAGATAGCCGGACTCAGGCCGCTCCAGCAGGTGACGTTCTACGTCGAGAGGAACGACATCATCGTCCTCCCGAAGCAGCAGCTTTAA
- a CDS encoding DUF447 domain-containing protein: MRGFLEFLNEGQVYEVLLVTRSNAAPVGVVRGGNRLFFKLFGGKSAKELREHPHASVQVTNDVELIVKLALNLPVELEFEDRGAHRWIRGLPGVYGPVMFTEEVHEDNLGKTSVLRCSLEPEGIIDGRLPPKPPSRADWHLLEMAVDFTRLGVALRNGKIEAAKKLRGRIVENYSSYLRFGGSSELAEIIRAALDENG; this comes from the coding sequence ATGCGCGGATTTTTGGAGTTCCTCAACGAGGGGCAGGTCTACGAGGTTCTGCTCGTCACGAGATCAAATGCCGCCCCGGTGGGCGTTGTAAGGGGCGGAAACCGGCTGTTTTTCAAGCTCTTTGGTGGAAAAAGTGCGAAGGAGCTGAGGGAGCACCCACACGCGTCGGTTCAGGTGACCAACGACGTTGAGCTGATCGTAAAGCTCGCCCTCAACCTGCCGGTGGAGCTTGAGTTCGAGGACAGGGGGGCGCACAGGTGGATACGGGGACTCCCGGGGGTTTACGGACCGGTCATGTTCACCGAGGAAGTCCACGAGGACAATCTGGGGAAAACCTCCGTTTTGAGGTGTTCGCTGGAGCCGGAGGGAATCATCGATGGAAGACTGCCCCCCAAACCGCCGAGCAGGGCTGACTGGCACCTCCTGGAGATGGCCGTGGACTTCACCCGGCTGGGGGTGGCCCTGAGGAACGGGAAGATAGAGGCTGCCAAGAAGCTGCGCGGAAGGATAGTCGAGAACTATTCATCCTACCTGCGGTTCGGGGGGAGCTCGGAGCTGGCAGAGATTATAAGAGCGGCACTGGACGAAAATGGGTAA
- a CDS encoding ABC transporter permease, with protein MKVSKWSERLFGTPLFDPVVTTSFLFPLLYLVAFLIIPVLAMLAVAFEYNGHFSFHWFTSILTSEYYISWPTGEFSRLVTLPNGEQIYYVQGVDFGVILNSIIVSLSVMILTTILGTVFAFVMARYDFPGKNIVRILLFVPLLVTPFVNVFIVKKMFLPNGLINWLFYDILHIFPHRIVIDGLVGVIVAQAMTYYPIVYLNAYASFINIDPTLEEQAENLGSRGFHLFRTVTFPLALPGIAAGATLVGIFSLEDLAAPIVFQGNPLARKLMSFQIYSAFTSGFNVGSPQLAALALIMLTIAILMFLGIRKYVSLRQYAMLSKGGRWKPRVAKPKGWQAVLIYLVVLPMLLISIFPQIGVVLLAFSESWVGTWPEGFTTAHIQSIITQPDIERVIMNSIMYSTAAIIVILLLSLTASYASSRFKKSQLGPVLDSLSTIPIAVPGIVIAMSYFFFFAKVFPDTPLDPTNLLGFNPAMVLVLAYSIRRLPFAARSISAGIQQVHVSLEEAALNLGAGRWKALTGILIPLILLNLLGGAMLSFVYCMSETSVGITLGSINPEYYPITARMVELMTSAVGSANLAAALGVFLMTVQIVAIVLANVITKQRYSFIGLT; from the coding sequence ATGAAGGTAAGCAAGTGGAGCGAGAGACTCTTTGGAACACCCCTGTTCGATCCGGTTGTCACGACTTCGTTCCTGTTCCCACTCCTGTACCTGGTGGCCTTCCTGATAATCCCAGTACTGGCAATGCTCGCGGTGGCCTTCGAGTACAACGGTCACTTCTCATTCCACTGGTTCACCAGCATACTGACGTCGGAGTACTACATCAGCTGGCCGACTGGGGAGTTCTCCAGACTGGTCACCCTGCCCAACGGGGAGCAGATCTACTACGTCCAGGGCGTTGACTTCGGAGTGATACTCAACTCCATAATAGTCTCCCTGAGCGTCATGATCCTGACCACGATACTGGGAACAGTCTTCGCCTTCGTCATGGCGCGCTACGACTTCCCGGGCAAGAACATCGTGAGGATACTCCTCTTCGTGCCGCTCCTCGTTACGCCCTTCGTCAACGTTTTCATCGTCAAGAAGATGTTCCTTCCCAACGGTCTGATAAACTGGCTGTTCTACGATATCCTCCACATATTCCCGCACAGAATCGTTATCGACGGTCTCGTGGGTGTCATAGTCGCCCAGGCGATGACCTACTACCCGATAGTTTACCTCAACGCCTACGCGAGCTTCATCAACATCGACCCCACCCTCGAGGAGCAGGCCGAGAACCTCGGAAGCAGGGGGTTCCACCTCTTCAGAACCGTTACATTCCCGCTTGCCCTCCCGGGAATAGCGGCGGGTGCAACCCTCGTTGGAATATTCAGCCTTGAGGATCTCGCCGCGCCGATAGTCTTCCAGGGCAACCCGCTCGCCAGAAAGCTCATGTCCTTCCAGATCTACAGCGCCTTCACCAGCGGTTTCAACGTTGGAAGCCCACAGCTCGCCGCCCTCGCGCTCATAATGCTCACCATCGCCATTCTGATGTTCCTAGGCATCAGAAAGTACGTCAGCCTGCGCCAGTACGCTATGCTCAGCAAGGGCGGAAGGTGGAAGCCGCGCGTGGCCAAGCCCAAGGGCTGGCAGGCGGTCCTTATCTACCTCGTCGTCCTTCCGATGCTCCTCATCTCGATATTCCCACAGATCGGTGTCGTGCTCCTCGCCTTCAGCGAGAGCTGGGTCGGAACCTGGCCGGAGGGCTTTACCACCGCGCACATCCAGAGCATTATAACCCAGCCGGACATTGAACGCGTCATCATGAACAGCATTATGTATTCCACCGCCGCAATAATCGTCATCCTCCTCCTGTCGCTCACCGCCTCCTACGCCTCCAGCAGGTTCAAGAAGAGTCAGCTCGGGCCCGTTCTCGACAGCCTTTCAACGATACCCATAGCCGTTCCGGGTATCGTTATAGCGATGAGCTACTTCTTCTTCTTCGCCAAGGTGTTCCCGGACACGCCCCTCGACCCCACGAACCTGCTCGGTTTCAACCCGGCGATGGTTCTCGTGCTGGCGTACTCAATCAGGCGTCTGCCCTTCGCGGCACGTTCCATCTCGGCCGGAATCCAGCAGGTTCACGTGTCTCTCGAGGAGGCGGCGCTCAACCTCGGCGCAGGAAGGTGGAAGGCACTGACGGGAATTCTGATACCCCTGATACTCCTGAACCTGCTTGGAGGAGCCATGCTGAGCTTCGTCTACTGTATGAGCGAGACCAGCGTCGGCATCACCCTCGGTTCAATCAACCCCGAGTACTACCCAATAACCGCCAGGATGGTCGAGCTCATGACGAGCGCCGTCGGAAGCGCCAACCTCGCGGCCGCGCTCGGTGTCTTCCTCATGACGGTACAGATCGTAGCCATAGTCCTGGCCAACGTGATAACCAAGCAGAGGTACTCATTCATAGGTCTCACATGA